The following is a genomic window from Perognathus longimembris pacificus isolate PPM17 chromosome 20, ASM2315922v1, whole genome shotgun sequence.
cacacacacacacacacacacactaacaagtCCAACAAAAACTATACCACAAATCACTTCATTCCTAGTGAAAATCCAAGTGGGTAAGCACCCCCTCTTGTGTGGCTGTCAGCAGTTCTCAGGGGACACGTCTAATCAGCGGTGGAATCTCCTCTGAGCAAAGAAAATCCTCAAcgttgaaaaggaagaaatggatttGAAAATCACTTTCCTGTTGCTCATCAAGACAaagggacagatggatggatagcaGGACGATAGGATTCTGCTAAGCTTATCCAAGGCTGGGTTTTTCTGCGgtctataaaacaaataaaaagtgacAAAGTTGTTCAAGCCAAACCCACACCCGAAGAAAGCAACCAGCGTGAGGATGCTGTAGGTGGCTCTGATCTCGGGGGGCAGCTGGGAGGCCAGTCTGGGGCTGTGCAGGTGCAGGGCTATCTGGCGGTGTGTGTAGAGGAATGTCACCATGTAGAGGCTGGCGGCGCTCATGAGGACCACGCAGAAGACGTCTCGCGTGGTCATGACACATAAGAGCACCATGGTGGTGTGATAACGCAGCTGGCTGCTTTCACAGGGCGCCTGAGGGAAGGCAGAAGCAGGGCTGGAAGAATTGCCTTGCATGTGGACGTGGTTGAGCACAGGGAGGTAGAGAAGCAAGTTGAAGATCCAGAGGCAAAGGCAGGTGGGAAAGACGAAGGAAGGAGCTTTCCAGTTCAGCCAGGCCCAGTCTAGATGGCCGGGGTAGAGGGTGACGGCTTGGAAGGCCGTCAGCAGCGACAGCGTGCTGATGATCAGGGCCCGGGTAACACTGTAAGCGTACAGCAGGGCCCTGCAGCTTGGGTCAGACAGAAGGAAAAGCTGGGTGCCTCCAAAGAAGGACATGACATCCGGGGTCAGCCTGAACACAGTGCTCAAGGCATTGGTGAGGGACAGGTGTGCGAGGAGGAGGTGGATGGGCTTCCTCAGGGGAGGCCGGCGCAGGCAGCTATGCACCGACAGAGAGAAGAGGAATGAGTTCCCCAGGACCCCGAGGATAAGTTctgagaggaggaaaaagacCAAGATGGGGTCATGTAGAGACATGATTGTAATGAAGTTCAGATGTTTTCATTGGGTCACCCCGCTTCTGATAacatagaagaagaaaaagaaatacattatactgtgacattcttcttttctttttttttctgggggggtGGGTTGAGGGGAGGGGATGCCTTACGGgggtgtgaactcaaggcctaggcactgtccctgagctcttttcctcagaactagcactctaccactttaagccacagcaccacttcccgcttcctgatggttaattggcgataagagtctcagggactttcctgcccagggctgagtttgaaccatgatcctgacatCTCTGTGAAATACTGTGAAATTCTCATATTCGAGTCCATACAGTGATAGACaatgagagggagggggagacctCCAGGGTTCTGCCCATTTTCATTGAGTCACCCTAGAACTCCACAGAAACATCCAGTGTCCACACAGAGGTGACAGGAAGGGTAATACCCTACAGGAGAATATGTTGTCCAGAATGTATTTGGCCTAGGTGAGAGAgaactttgtgttttctttttaaaaaaaattttttttgccaagcgctggtggcttatgcttgtaatcctagctactcaagaggctgagatctgaggatcacggttccaagccacccttgctaggaaagtccatgagactcttatctccaattaaccaggaagaaaaccagaagtagtgctatggctcaaagtggtagagcactagccttgagagaaaaagctcactgacagagctcaggccctgagttcaagccctacaactggcaaaatgaataaatgaatttaaataaatagataataagaataaatacacaaaatttaCTGTCATTATAACGTGTTGTACAGCGGGGTCACTGTTCTGTAAAATTAGGtaaggagtatatttctttttggacaatgtcaccttttgCAGTGCTCTCTACCGGTTTTTCCCTCTGGTTGCCACCCACAAGTGGTatcattcattttccacatagtgtctagtgagtagcatccCTTTCAGTCCCATCCCCTCTATTGCTCTCCCAAAGACAAAcggaacaaacaagacagagaaaagaagacaaagacaaccaggaagaagagacctcttgtttctatttcctggagttcatttcaataaatattatttccaatGATCAGAGGCACACAGGCATTGCAAATGCCTTGGTGTGTTccctttgatttgcatttttcacCAGGGGGTGTTCTGTTGCATTTTCTTTCTAAGCCAATGTCTTCCTGCTACTTGCCTTTTCCACAGGGAATGAACATGCACAGACATGCAGAGAGCAGACTTCTACATCTTAATTTTGACTGCAGGTCACAATTCTTCTAAGACAgtgatcttaaaaaaagaaaaaagtctcctATCACACAAAGACGTGACTCGAGCCACTTTTCCTTTCCCAACCCCACTTGTGCATGGAAGGGAGACAAATGTGGTTCTCACACGTTGGTGTGAAACTACTGAAAGGCAGCCAAGAGAAGTAATGTTCACTCCTAAATAGCCCAGCCCTGGGTGCAGGTGTAATCCCAGCCGCTCAGTAATCTGAGACTATGAGATCAAAGGATCTGAGGTTCAAAATTTGAAgcctgctggggcaggaaagtctgtgagactcttatctccaattcactcccaaaaagctgggaatgtggcttagtggtagagtgcatgcatgaagccctgggttcaattcctcagcaccatacacatacacagaaaaagcaggaagtggcactgtggctcaagaggtagagtgctagccttgaacaaaaagaagccagggacagtgcccaggccctgagtccaagccccaggactggcataagaagaaaagaagaaaaagaaaaaaaccagctggacttggagctatggctcaagtggtacagtgtcagccttgaattaaaaaaaaaaaaaaatgctgagctCCAGGAGTTAGGGGACAGGGAGGGGCGGCAGAATGAGGTAATGAAAACTAAAAACACAGAAACTGGAAGTGATAAAAATCAAACACATTAAATTCCATCAAATACAAATAAGCCAGCAGTCATTACTGGACTGAGAATAAAGAGGGAGGAGTGCTAAAATggcacaggggctgggagtatggcctagtggcaagagtgctcgcctcatatacatgaagccctgggttcggttcctcaacaccacatacacagaaaaagccagaagtggtgctgtgactcaagtggcagagtgctagccttgagcaaaaagaagccaagggggagtgctcaggccctgagttcaagccgcaggactggcaaaaaaaaaaaaaaaatgtactcactgccttgcatatgaaagtgtaacccctctgtacttcactttgacaataaaggaaaaaaataaatggaaaaaaatttaaatggcaCAGAACACTAGAAGGTTTTTTTAaggcatttaatttaaaaaagcacaTTCTCTTGGGCTATTATTGCCTTTGTTTAGTAATAACAAAGCACAAAAGTATCAACTTGCTGAGGAAGGTGTgatttttcataaataaaattaagatggcTGGCAGGTGAGGATGTACCTGAGGCTTTGAGAGATAATATAACTAAAAGAGACAgaacaacacatatacagaaggaAAGACAAATGAGGACACACATCAAAGAAACAgagcatggtagcacacacctgtaattccggCATCTGGAGGGTGAGGCAAGAAGATTGGGAGTCAGGAGGCCAATGTGGGCTTTATTGGCAAATCCCTGTGTCAAAGAGGAAAAAAGTGTATCAtaccatatatatgcatgtatatataagtgtgtgtgtgtgtgtgtgtgtgtgtgtgtgtgtagaagggactctgaaaaataaattttcttatccGAAGCACAGGCTGAGAGAAAGCAGAGCACTCCTGCCTGTGCAGCTTGGGGAGGGAGGCAGCGAAGCCTTCCTCCAGGTAGTCAGCCTCTCCGAAAGGGCCGATCGGAGCAGCTGCCACTGTAGACGGGGGCTTGGAGTGCCGAGGATTCTCCTCCCCACCGAGCCTCACCGGTGGCCTTGCTCCTGGACGCCTTGGGGCTGTGGTTTACGGGACATCATTTTAAGGAGCCCAGGACAGCCACCACGCAACCCTCTCCGGCCTGAATCTGCTCGTCAACATATTAATATGACTCAATGACAGCCCCATGTCTCCCGTCTCCCGGAGGACTGGCCTGTCCCCAGGGAACTGCATCAGAAAGTCAACTTCAGTACCTGAGAACTCATTAAAAGTTCACTTTCCCCAGACAAGAATTAGCATGTTTTACCCGTATcctactgagaagaaaaaaaaaatctataccaTTGAGGCAAATGTGAAATCAAGAATACAATGGGAAACATTTGCTGGAGTCTGGGACACTGCCTCTCTCGGCTCTGTTGGAATGATTTAAACAGACTTTCTCTCCCTTCTGGGGGCCTGGGAAGTCCACATACAAAGCATCAGCATTGGCATATCCAGTGTCTATTTTTATTGAAATTctaagaagttcttttttttaattttgctagtcctgtgccttgagctcaggacctgagcactgtccctgagcttcacccgcccccccactccccgccctaagactaacactctaccacttgagctaacagccccactcctggctttttgatgattcattggacataagagtctcatagactttcctgcacaggctagccctgaactgtgattcttagatttaAACCTCCttaatagctacgattacaggcatctgccaccagcacccagcttcaaacaAGTTTTCATCTTCGTTAACACCtatcaatttttttaagtatgtgtTATGTTCAAACAAAAGCTCAGCACTTACTAGAACCCTTTCTAAGATTTTTTAATtgctattacaaaggtgatatacaaaatgaactccaggaaatagaaaaaaaaagagggttttttttgttgctattttggttttcttttctttgtcctctgtctgtctgtctgtctttgagaAGGcacagggaggcacagaaatgggggacaaagggtgaacaaatgcagcagcggtgctcactagacactatgttgaaaatgaactataccactcctgggtggggatgagggggaaaaaatggtagagagctagccttga
Proteins encoded in this region:
- the LOC125368093 gene encoding vomeronasal type-1 receptor 3-like: MSLHDPILVFFLLSELILGVLGNSFLFSLSVHSCLRRPPLRKPIHLLLAHLSLTNALSTVFRLTPDVMSFFGGTQLFLLSDPSCRALLYAYSVTRALIISTLSLLTAFQAVTLYPGHLDWAWLNWKAPSFVFPTCLCLWIFNLLLYLPVLNHVHMQGNSSSPASAFPQAPCESSQLRYHTTMVLLCVMTTRDVFCVVLMSAASLYMVTFLYTHRQIALHLHSPRLASQLPPEIRATYSILTLVAFFGSRSLVGLVMSVIDYENLGLMGVCHL